From one Meles meles chromosome 18, mMelMel3.1 paternal haplotype, whole genome shotgun sequence genomic stretch:
- the LOC123929998 gene encoding cilia- and flagella-associated protein 251-like, which produces MSSRILSSTFSIPVHTIFDSCPEGNSIGATAITGDAKYLATISDAEIQEVCIWRWTSAVETPACTLNLLKEYGVQRNVLWAALQGPKSGRILPALHSCRPAGPNPSIWA; this is translated from the exons ATGTCTTCAAGAATACTCAGCAGCACCTTCAG CATTCCTGTGCACACAATATTTGACAGCTGCCCAGAAGGCAACAGCATCGGGGCCACAGCCATCACCGGGGATGCCAAATATCTGGCAACCATCTCCGATGCTGAAATCCAG GAAGTTTGCATCTGGAGGTGGACCTCAGCCGTGGAAACCCCAGCATGTACCCTCAACCTCCTCAAAGAGTATGGTGTTCAG AGGAATGTGCTGTGGGCAGCGCTGCAAGGCCCCAAGTCTGGAAGGATTCTTCCTGCTCTGCATTCCTGCCGCCCAGCTGGACCGAACCCTTCAATCTGGGCTTGA